In Candidatus Thorarchaeota archaeon, the genomic window TGTTGGAGGCTGCTGCGTTATCTTCGCACCACTGGATGACCTGCGGATCAAGGTCATACCCCTCCGGGTAGCAGAGTGTCACATCCGTACCCAGATGCGTGTTTATCAGAATGCTCTCCTGCACGGATGACCAAGAGCGTACCAGGCCACCCTTTGCCCAGACCTGCAGGAGTTTCTTCCCTTTCAGATTCTTACCAGCATGCATTCTCATTCCCATCACATCGGCAAGACCCTGACATGGATGGAATCGGTCGTGTGCCATACTTATGATTGGGACGCTCGCGTGCTGTGCATACTCCCGCAGAAGCTCGTCACCCTGACCATATCTCTCAATGGCTGTTTCAAGCACTCTGATGCCAATGCCGCAAGCATACCTGCTCATGACGTTCGCCGCGTCTTGAACAGTCTCGCCGGCGGTCTTTGCAGACTTCAAACGCATCGTCCCAGGTTCTAGGAACTGCGCATGTCCACCCAGCTCTGTGGCCGCACACTCGAATGACTGTCTCGTGCGGACGCTCGGATTGTAGAAGAACATGAAGAATGTCTTGCGATCAAGACAGTTCCGCAGCGGGTGGTCAAACCTGTGCTCTTTGAACTCAAATGCAAGCGACAGAGCACGTTCTATTTCCTCGGCTGACCACTCCTGCGTTGTGATTAGATCCCGTCCATACAGCTCATTCATTCTGGAACACCGCATGGACGAGAGCGAAGCCGCCTTTAAGACATGTCGCCATGCCATCGGATACCAGAGGCAGCTTCACCAGCTCATGCCGCTCTCAGCTTCGCCTCTAGCTCCTTGATACTATTCTGAATCTGCGTGCCTCTGACAAGTGTCTTCATCAATCGGGTCTGATACTCCTCCTTGCTGATTCGCCCGCTCTGAAAGTCTTGATGCAACGTCTGACGTTCAGCACGCAACTGGTCAGCCGCTTTCCCCAGCGCCGCTTGTCGTATTCGCAACAGTGCTTTTGACTCACCCATTACACTTACATCTGTAGCCATTTGACCAGCTCCTGCATTGTATGTTAGTAGATAATATCGCCTATGTGTTACTCATACATATAAGGGTTGTCATTCGTCACGGCGCTTGGCGCGAACGAGAAGGCCATACGCATGTCCCCTTCACGAGCTATATAGCCACCACACAATTGCCAGTGGTCGGCAGTTCTATATTCATGGAAGAAGGATAGGTAAGCCAAGCGAACAGGAAGAGATAGTCATGAGAATGGTCAGGATTGGACTAGTCCAAGCGTGCTGGGAAGGCAATGTCACCAACGACGAGGAGATAAGAAGAGGCATCGAGAAGATGCTCAAGAAGCACGAGGGGTTCGTCGAAGAGGCTGCAAAGAAGCAGGTTAACATTCTGTGTTTCCAAGAACTGTTCAATGGCCCATACTTCGCTGCCGAGCAGGACCCACGATGGTTCAGGTTTACCGAGAGGATTCCCGGGCCCACATTCGACAGATTCGCACCTCTTGCAGAGAAGCATGGCATGGTCATCATCGCACCGATATATGAGGAGGAGTCACCCGGCTTCTACTACAACACATCCATGATTATCAACTGTGATGGATCGCTTCTTGGAATCTACAGAAAGAGCCACATACCGCACCAGCCACCGGGATACTGGGAGAAGTTCTACTTTAGGCCCGGGAATCTGGGCTACCCAGTGTTCGAGACGCGTTTTGGCAGAATAGGAGTTTACACATGTTACGATCGCCACTTTCCTGAGGGCGCGAGGATACTGGGGCTAAACAACGCGGAGATAGTCTTCACACCGTCAGCAACGACCAGAGGTCATTCGGACCACCTCTGGACACTTGAGCAGTCCGCGCATGCCGTGGCAAATGGGTATTTCGTGGCCGCAATAAACAGGGTGGGCGATGAACCGTGGGGCATTGGACACTTCTACGGCACATCCTACGTTGTCAACCCGAAGGGAGAGGTCTTGGTCAAGGGCTCGGACGACAAAGATGAGCTAGTAATCGCCGACATAGACTTGGACATGACTCGCGAGGTGCGCAACTACTGGCCCTTCTTCAGAGACCGAAGACCGGAAACCTATGAGGACATACTTGGTCTCTAGTCAGCCATACGTTGCAGAGTGGTGTAGCAGTTGTTTGAAAGCCGGGCAGTCGTGGACTTGTGTTTCGAATCGGCACATTCCGATGCCGAGTCACGGGACTGAGGTTATCCCAACGACAGACGAGCTGACCTCAAGAAACGGAGAAGCCTCGCTACATGCACATGGGAGTGAGAAGGCATCCACGTCCTGCTCAGCCCAACAATGAGCGATTCTCGTGAGTACAAAAGGCTATAACGACTGCATGAACGCTCTCAAACAAGGGGTCTTCGACATGGGAGATACCAACAATGACGTCTGGCTGGACATACAGAGGATGCGCACTCGTGCAATCAGACGGGCGATCTGCGGCGCAGCAATGCTGATGTCCTTACTACTGCTGCAGCTTGCCCTCTTCTTTCTTCAGGACGCTGTCTCTGCCCAGGTAATCATTGTCATCATGGTAAATCACTTGATCACTGGGATGGCAGGAATCTTCTTACTGGTATACTATGGCACGGGGTGGATAATGCTCCTTCACAACATGAAAGAGCTGGCCCTACTCGCACCGCCTTCTCCGGTCTTGGTCGGACGTCGCGCGGTACTCCGGAAGGGACCGGTCTACGGTGTCGGCGGCATGGCAGACTTCCTTATGTTTGTTGGCTTTTGTGATTCAAGAGAACTGCAGGGTGGCAAGACGAGACTACCACGGGTCGTACCAATATGGCAATACAGCCATGTGATTGGAGGGCTGCGTGTGACGCGTCGGGAGGGCTTCTATTCCGTACCCACCGCCGAAGGGCGTCATGTCACTGGTGACGGGGTCTTGTACGGACTACTCAGTTTCACTCTAGGACGCATATCGATACCGATTGTTCACACGAGAGAGCAGCTGGACGCGGTGGTGAGCGCACTTGCTGCTGAAGTCACATCTTACGGTGCAGGACGCCTCCAGTGAGCTTCAGAAGTCCCTTGAAGCGCACTCGCGATTGCTCTCATAAGAAACGGCAGTGACAATAAGGAATCTCTTATATCGCTCTAGGCCGCATCTGTGTTGATGACCGACTATGCACAGAGAGATTGCTAAGGGCGTATACTATGTTGGTGTAGACGACCACCACACCCAGCTGTTTGAGAACCTCTGGGCTCTGCCGTTCGGGGTCTCCTACAACGCCTATCTGATAGTGGACGAGAAGATAGCCCTCGTTGAGACCGTGAAGGGGCCGTGGGCCAAGGAATGGATGGACAACATCTCAGAGCTTGTCGACCCCGCCAAAATAGACTACATAATACTCAATCACATGGAGCCGGATCACACAGGATCGCTGCCGGATATTGCTGCAGTGGCAAAGAACGCCACTCTGGTCTATACGCCAAAGGCCTCGTCGATGCAGAAGAGCTTCTACGACGTGCCACTGCGTGAGAAGACAGTCGAGGACCTCGAGGAGATCTCACTGGGCTCGAAGACTCTCAAGTTCGTCCACGCGCAGTTCTTGCACTGGCCGGAGACGATGATGACATACATCATGGAGGACCAGATTCTCTTCTCGTGTGATGCGTTCGGGGCGTTTGGTGCACTGAATGGAAAGCACTTCGACGACGAAATAGACCTGCGGATGGTCGAGTCGGAGAGTCGAAGGTACCTGTCGGCCATAATCACCTCATATCTCAAGTTCATTCAGCAGGGCATAGCCAAGGTCAAAGGACTCGGGATTGGCATCAAGGTCATCGCTCCAAGTCACGGACCCATATATCGAAAGGACCCGATGTGGATAGTGACGAGATATGACGCATGGAGCAGGCCAGAGATGGAGAAGTACTGCACCATAGTCTACGGGACAATGTACGGCTTCAACCACAGGGTGGCAATGAAGCTGAAGAAGGCGCTGATGGAGCTCGGAGTGGAAACGAGAGTCCACAATGTGTCCTACAGCGAAATGAGCAGAGTAGTCACGGACTCTGTGAGAGCCGGGGTGCTCGTCATAGGCACGCCCACCTACGATGCATTCCCGTTCCCCAAGGTGTGGGCGTTTGTCAACGAAGTTGAAGGTAAGAGATTCCCCAAGAGACCGATAGCGCTGTTCGGTAACTATGGCTGGGGAGGCGGGGGTCTGAAGAAACTCCGAGCGCAGCTTGAGGGAGCCAAGTTCGAGGTAATAGAGCCAGTGATTGAGGTCCATGGGAGAGATACTGCATCTGAGGAGGAGAACATCCGAGTACTCGCCAACAAGATTGCAGCGTTGCTGAAGTGAACTGAGAATCCCCAACTCTAGCCTTATATCGTAAGTGGCAGACCAAAGCACATTCCGATAGGAGAACGGGACCTCTAACTGGAGGTCCAGTCCTGTGCGGAGGAAGAAAGATGAACCTAAGAGGAACACAGACCGAGAAGAACCTGCTAATCAGTTTCGCTGGCGAGTCCCAGGCGCGAAACCGATACACCTACTATGCGAGCATAGCTCGCGATGAGGGGTACATACAGATAATGCAGGTCTTTCAGG contains:
- a CDS encoding ornithine carbamoyltransferase, coding for MNELYGRDLITTQEWSAEEIERALSLAFEFKEHRFDHPLRNCLDRKTFFMFFYNPSVRTRQSFECAATELGGHAQFLEPGTMRLKSAKTAGETVQDAANVMSRYACGIGIRVLETAIERYGQGDELLREYAQHASVPIISMAHDRFHPCQGLADVMGMRMHAGKNLKGKKLLQVWAKGGLVRSWSSVQESILINTHLGTDVTLCYPEGYDLDPQVIQWCEDNAAASNSRFEIVHDLEEGYKNADFVYSRNWMTGHFYEDALRHGYDEAKKREIAKAMKYEDWITTREWMAKTHNAYFIHCGPVDRGSEVTDEVCDGPRSIVYDIAENRLHVQKAIMALTMAHI
- a CDS encoding acyltransferase; translation: MRMVRIGLVQACWEGNVTNDEEIRRGIEKMLKKHEGFVEEAAKKQVNILCFQELFNGPYFAAEQDPRWFRFTERIPGPTFDRFAPLAEKHGMVIIAPIYEEESPGFYYNTSMIINCDGSLLGIYRKSHIPHQPPGYWEKFYFRPGNLGYPVFETRFGRIGVYTCYDRHFPEGARILGLNNAEIVFTPSATTRGHSDHLWTLEQSAHAVANGYFVAAINRVGDEPWGIGHFYGTSYVVNPKGEVLVKGSDDKDELVIADIDLDMTREVRNYWPFFRDRRPETYEDILGL
- a CDS encoding FprA family A-type flavoprotein produces the protein MHREIAKGVYYVGVDDHHTQLFENLWALPFGVSYNAYLIVDEKIALVETVKGPWAKEWMDNISELVDPAKIDYIILNHMEPDHTGSLPDIAAVAKNATLVYTPKASSMQKSFYDVPLREKTVEDLEEISLGSKTLKFVHAQFLHWPETMMTYIMEDQILFSCDAFGAFGALNGKHFDDEIDLRMVESESRRYLSAIITSYLKFIQQGIAKVKGLGIGIKVIAPSHGPIYRKDPMWIVTRYDAWSRPEMEKYCTIVYGTMYGFNHRVAMKLKKALMELGVETRVHNVSYSEMSRVVTDSVRAGVLVIGTPTYDAFPFPKVWAFVNEVEGKRFPKRPIALFGNYGWGGGGLKKLRAQLEGAKFEVIEPVIEVHGRDTASEEENIRVLANKIAALLK